Proteins from a single region of Gossypium arboreum isolate Shixiya-1 chromosome 1, ASM2569848v2, whole genome shotgun sequence:
- the LOC108464102 gene encoding nuclear pore complex protein NUP98A-like translates to MFGTTNPFGQSSSSPFASQSVFGQTSASSNPFAPKPSFSSPNPFGSQTGGSVFGGTSTGVFGAAQSSSPFSSTTAFGASSSPAFGSSTPTFGSSSSSFGGSSVFGQKPAFGFGSSPTQSNPFGSTNQQSQPAFGSGIFGSSTPFGSTQSAFGSSPAFGSTSSPAFGATSTPAFGASSTPGFGATSTPAFGASSTPAFGATSTPAFGSTGSPAFGSTGTAFGVSNAPVFGTGGTFGASSSPAFGTSATPAFGASSSAFGGSSTPAFGASSTPSFSFGSSPAFGQSTPAFGSSPFGTTSFGAQSSPFGSQSSAPAFGSTSLGQSPFGGQRGGSRVAPYTPTTDADSGSGQPGAKLESISAMPVYKDKSHEELRWEDYQLGDKGGLQPAAQATGGIGFGASPVSTSPFGSSTFGQTSANPFSSSSTNPFSLKPPSFNSTGFATSTTTSNPFQPTSSSLFGQASSTSLFSSSSTPTFGTGSSLFGSSVTPSFSSSPSIFGTGAAPATTSAFATGINSGSSQTSPLFNSSPAIGQTGNAFGQMTSTFGQNTSNFGQTSIFNTPSTGFSGNMFSSSLSLAPSSNPAAFGPTTPSFASPFQPAQTGGAFSFSNFGQTQPGGGSGIFGQNNIGLSSATQTAAVVQPGTIINPYGTLPAMPQMSIGQAGTAPSVQYGISSMPVVDKPAPARISPLLTSRYLSQRRIRWPARKYYPNNNGPKVPFFNDDEETPNTPKADAGFIPRENPRALIIRPTESWPSRASAEKASPLKVTSAAVHENGKISDDSSDTGDKNENPAENGHVKERIHPVKGNQKANGVHDDHSAQKESYMTLNGHRAGEAAIVYEHGADIEALMPKLRRSDYYTEPRIQELAAKERAEPGYCRHVKDFVVGRHGYGSIKFLGETDVRRLDLESLVQFNNREVIVYMDDSKKPPVGQGLNKPAEVTLLNIKCFDKKTGQQYTDGPKIEKYKEMLKRKAKDQGAEFISYDPIKGEWKFRVNHFSRYKLEDEDGVKMWGVADS, encoded by the exons ATGTTTGGTACAACTAATC CTTTTGGGCAATCATCAAGTAGCCCATTTGCATCCCAATCTGTTTTTGGGCAGACCAGTGCAAGTAGCAATCCATTTGCACCTAAACCTTCCTTCAGTAGTCCAAACCCTTTTGGTTCCCAAACAGGGGGTTCGGTATTTGGAGGTACTTCTACTGGAGTGTTTGGTGCGGCCCAATCTTCTTCTCCCTTCTCCTCAACAACTGCCTTTGGTGCCTCTTCATCTCCAGCTTTTGGTTCATCTACTCCCACTTTTGGCAGTTCATCATCATCTTTTGGTG GGTCTTCTGTTTTTGGTCAGAAGCCTGCATTTGGCTTTGGGTCAAGTCCCACCCAATCAAATCCTTTTGGAAGCACAAATCAGCAATCACAACCTGCATTTGGTAGTGGTATATTTGGTTCCTCCACACCGTTTGGTTCAACTCAGTCAGCGTTTGGTTCTAGTCCTGCCTTTGGTTCCACTAGTAGCCCGGCTTTTGGTGCGACAAGCACCCCTGCGTTTGGCGCCTCAAGCACTCCAGGTTTCGGTGCCACAAGCACCCCTGCGTTTGGTGCCTCAAGTACCCCCGCATTTGGTGCCACGAGCACCCCTGCATTTGGTTCAACTGGAAGTCCGGCATTTGGGAGCACTGGAACTGCATTTGGTGTGTCTAATGCCCCAGTTTTTGGAACTGGAGGTACATTTGGGGCATCAAGCTCACCTGCGTTTGGCACTTCCGCAACTCCTGCTTTTGGAGCTTCAAGTTCTGCTTTTGGGGGTTCAAGCACTCCTGCTTTTGGAGCATCTTCTACTCCATCGTTCAGCTTTGGGTCTAGCCCAGCTTTTGGCCAATCAACGCCAGCATTTGGTAGTAGTCCATTTGGAACAACCTCATTTGGAGCCCAGAGTTCTCCTTTCG GAAGTCAATCTTCTGCCCCAGCATTTGGAAGCACTAGTCTCGGCCAGTCTCCTTTTGGAGGTCAACGTGGGGGAAGTAGAGTAGCTCCTTACACACCTACAACTGATGCAGATAGTGGGAGTGGACAGCCAGGTGCAAAGTTGGAGTCAATTTCAGCAATGCCTGTTTATAAAGATAAAAGTCACGAGGAGCTGAGATGGGAGGATTATCAATTAGGAGATAAAG GTGGACTGCAGCCAGCTGCTCAGGCTACTGGAGGGATTGGGTTTGGTGCGTCACCTGTATCTACAAGTCCTTTTGGTTCTTCAACATTTGGCCAAACATCTGCAAATCCTTTTTCCAGCTCAAGTACCAACCCATTTAGTTTAAAACCTCCATCCTTCAATAGTACAGGTTTTGCAACCTCGACTACTACATCAAACCCCTTTCAACCAACATCATCAAGCCTTTTTGGTCAAGCTTCTTCAACTTCATTATTTAGTTCATCATCTACTCCTACATTTGGAACCGGTTCATCTCTTTTTGGCTCATCTGTCACTCCTTCATTTTCATCTTCACCGTCCATTTTTGGTACTGGTGCAGCTCCAGCAACAACTTCAGCATTTGCCACAGGCATAAATTCTGGCAGCAGTCAGACATCACCTCTGTTCAATTCTTCCCCTGCAATTGGACAGACAGGCAATGCTTTTGGCCAGATGACCTCTACCTTTGGACAGAATACTAGTAACTTCGGTCAAACAAGCATTTTCAACACACCTTCCACTGGATTTAGTGGGAATATGTTTTCAAGCTCACTATCATTGGCTCCTTCTAGCAACCCAGCGGCCTTCGGCCCAACAACT CCTTCTTTTGCTTCACCTTTTCAACCAGCTCAGACCGGTGGTGCTTTCAGCTTTAGCAATTTTGGTCAGACACAACCTG GTGGTGGATCTGGCATTTTTGGTCAGAATAATATTGGCCTATC GTCTGCTACACAGACTGCTGCTGTAGTACAACCAGGGACTATTATAAACCCCTACGGTACACTCCCTGCAATGCCTCAAATGTCAATTGGTCAGGCTGGGACTGCACCGTCAGTTCAGTATGGAATTTCCAGCATGCCT GTGGTGGACAAACCTGCTCCTGCTAGAATATCGCCTTTATTGACTTCTCGGTACCTTTCCCAAAGGCGGATTAGGTGGCCTGCAAGGAAATATTATCCTAATAATAATGGTCCAAAG GTTCCatttttcaatgatgatgaagAGACACCCAACACACCTAAGGCTGATGCCGGTTTTATCCCTAGGGAAAATCCAAGGGCTTTGATCATTCGTCCCACAGAAAGTTGGCCTTCAAGAGCTTCTGCTGAGAAGGCATCTCCATTGAAGGTTACATCCGCTGCTGTGCATGAGAATG GCAAAATTTCTGATGATAGCTCCGACACTGGGGATAAAAATG AAAATCCAGCCGAAAATGGCCATGTGAAGGAGCGAATTCACCCAGTCAAAGGTAACCAGAAAGCTAATGGAGTCCATGACGATCATTCTGCTCAGAAAGAGTCATACATGACACTCAATGGCCACAGAGCAGGTGAGGCTGCTATTGTCTACGAGCACGGGGCAGACATTGAGGCTTTAATGCCAAAGCTTAGGCGGTCTGATTACTATACAGAACCTCGAATCCAAGAACTGGCTGCAAAGGAAAGGGCTGAACCAGGGTACTGTCGGCATGTCAAGGATTTTGTGGTTGGACGGCACGGTTACGGAAGCATCAAGTTCCTGGGTGAGACAGATGTGAGACGTCTTGATTTGGAGTCCCTTGTGCAGTTCAACAACCGCGAGGTAATAGTTTACATGGATGATAGCAAGAAACCTCCTGTTGGACAAGGTCTCAATAAGCCTGCAGAGGTAACACTTCTTAACATCAAGTGTTTCGATAAAAAGACAGGACAGCAGTATACAGATGGTCCAAAAATCGAGAAATATAAGGAAATGCTTAAAAGGAAAGCCAAGGACCAAGGAGCTGAATTTATTTCCTACGATCCCATCAAAGGAGAGTGGAAATTCAGGGTTAATCACTTCAGCAGGTATAAGTTGGAAGATGAAGATGGTGTCAAAATGTGGGGTGTTGCAGATAGCTGA